The proteins below come from a single Natrinema sp. SYSU A 869 genomic window:
- a CDS encoding PadR family transcriptional regulator translates to MYDLTGFQRDLLYVIAGEDEPHGLAIKEELEQYYEKEIHHGRLYPNLDTLVDKGLVEKGRRDRRTNFYTLTRRGRRELEARREWETQYVDL, encoded by the coding sequence ATGTACGACCTGACAGGATTCCAGCGTGACCTGCTCTACGTCATCGCTGGCGAGGACGAGCCCCACGGACTGGCGATCAAGGAGGAACTCGAACAGTACTACGAAAAAGAGATCCACCACGGCCGACTCTATCCCAACCTCGACACGCTCGTCGACAAGGGTCTCGTCGAAAAGGGCCGTCGAGACCGTCGAACGAACTTCTACACGCTCACCCGTCGTGGCCGCCGCGAACTTGAGGCACGCCGCGAGTGGGAGACCCAGTACGTCGACCTGTAA